The window attgacttggccattgcgtaacattccacttctttcccttaaaaaactctttggttgttttcgcagtatgcttcgggtcattgtccatctgcactgtgaagcgccgtccaatgaattctgaagcatttggctgaatatgagcagataatattgcccgaaacacttcagaattcatcctgctgcttttgtcagcagtcacatcatcaataaatacaagagaaccagttccattggcagccatacatgctcacgccatgacactaccaccatcatacttcactgatgaggtggtatgctttggatcatgagcagttcctttccttctccatactcttctcttcccatcactctggtataagttgatctttgtctcatctgtccataggatgttgttccagaaatgtgaaggcttttttagatgttgtttggcaaactctaatctggccttcctgtttttgaggctcaccaatggtttacatcttgtagtgaaccctctgtattcactctggtgaagtcttctcttgattgttgactttgacacacatacacctacctcctggagagtgttcttgatctggccaactgttgtgaagggtgtttccttcaccagggaaagtattcttcggtcatccaccacagttgttttcccgtggtcttccggggtcttttggtgttgctgagctcaccggtgcagttctttcttttaagaatgttccaaacagttgatttggccacacctaatgtttttgctatctctctgatgggtttgtttagatttttcagcctaatgatggcttgctttactgatagtgacagctctttggatctcatattgagagttgacagcaacagattccaaatgtaaatagcacacttgaaatgaactctggaccttttatctgctccttgtaaatgggataatgagggaataacacacacctggccatggaacagctgagcaaccaattgtcccattacttttggtcccttaaaaagtgggaggcacatctacaaactgttgtaattcctacaccgttcacctgatttggatgtaaataccctcaaattaaagctgaaagtctgcagttaaagcacatcttgttcgtttcatttcaactccattgtggtggtgtatagagccaaaaagattagaattgtgtcgatgtcccaatatttatggacctgactgtatatatactgtaggtgAAAGTAGTGCTGGTAAGTACTGATAATAGTAAGACGTAGAATAAACAGCAGGAGGTATAATAGGAATACTGTGTATACTATAGaactgatatacagtatagacAGTGGTATAAATATGAATCCTCTATAGGACAGTAGGGTCAGTAGTATAAATGTATGGGTATATGAGAGTGTATATAGTGTAAGTAAGTGTATGTGCATCAGTTTGGCAGTTTTGAGTAAGTGGGTAAGTTTCATTCACTTTAGCTTGAATGCCATGTAATGGTATTGGCAAAggctgttgaccaggtccagcaggacGACTCCCATCACTCCCATCCTATCCTCtttacattggcttcctgtCATATTCAGGATTCATTTCAAGGTTCttgttctgacatacagagcCTTGCATTGTCCAGCACCTGTGTACATCTCGGACCGGCTCCTTCCTTACATAACCAGTAGGTCATGTATGTCTTTTGACCTGGGATTACTGGTTGTCCCTCACGCTCGTGGGGGACACCCTTCCTATTGTCATACTTTCTGTGGTCTCTGTTGacgcttttaaaaagcagctaaagacTATTTAAACTGGtctttgtctcatgtttgtaattttttattttttgtttttatttttatttctattgttattgttatatacTTTTTAATGCTATTTTTACTCACTTATTTCTAACAACTTTAcccttgtgaagcactttgtgactttgttctgtaaaaggtgctatattaaataaacgtagtattattattattattattattattattattattaatgttcaGCCATTAATGCAGATATACAGACCTGTTGGTGAATATGGGCAGAAATCAAAACGCTTTTCCGACATGTTGTAATTTATGTCATCCACTTGCGTCATCATTTAGTTAATGTCACGGTCCTTAAGTGGAAATAAAAGCTCATCTTTGACACATTGACTTTTTTAAGAAATTAAGGCTTTTTGAATGAGAATGTCACTCAGTCAGCTCAATAGCAGTCGTTATGCAGAGAGCATGTATATGTGAGTGAATGTCAAACAGGAAACGGCAGACAAAAGATATATTTAACTGAGGTTCATCAGCATGACACAGTGTTTCTGAGAAAGGGCCAGCTGTCTCTCGTTTCTTTGACCCTGTCTTTGTCCCTATGCCTCTATGTCTCACTGCTTTAATATCCAGGGTTATATAGACATTAGATATTATTtttcacataaacacatacacttACATTTGGCTCTAATATGTACGTGACAAGATATGTACTGAGTGGGACATTTTacatctgaaaaataaagttgtcggtgctctctggtggacaaactctATATTTCCTCAAACACATATTTGGCATTTGTGGTATTGAAAGGTTTTTTCCTGTTGGCCAacataaatgccgataccgatataGCTGCAACAAGCTAATATCAGGCTCtagtattttatttatctggTGATATCATTTTgttattctttttgttttatttgtataccTGAAACAATTTATTTCTGATCATCAAATATTTCATGTTATAAAGttgtacattgtgtgtgtgtgtgtgtgtgtgtgtgtgtgtgtgtgtgtgtgtgtgtgtgtgtgtgtgtgtgtgtgtgtgtgtgtgtgtgtgtgtgtgtgtgtgtgtgtgtgtagatggagCGTCAGATCCTGATGCAGAAccagatgagagagagacagatggctATGCAGGTTGCCTGGTCCAGAGAGATTCTCAAATACTTTGGGGCTTTCTTTACAGTGGTTACAGTTGGACTCACTGTTGGGTGAGTTTTGAGAGATGATCTCTTGTTtctaacatacacatacaaacacccGGCCAGTAATAATGCGCAGTGAGAGAACAACCTGTATCAGCTTGTATATGTAAGTCTTCACAGTTTGAGGATTAAATGAATCCGTCTAGTAGCCTTTACTGGTGCAGCTAAATGTATGACGTTTTGTAAGGGTTAGACACAGCAATCACATCAAGTGTAACGGTGTAGCAATTATATTCTTGCTAAAAATCACACCTATATGTGGCACTACCACAACATGACATATTTAAATGGGTGTAACTCAGTGGTTGTGAGTCTGATTCACTTGACATTTTCCACAATGTATCATTTATTTTCCAAGGATGGGGAAATTTCAAAAAGTTTGTGGGTATTTTAATGCATATCGCAGATTCACCTTTctgtaattaaatgtaattgtGTAGCCTAAATAGAAGTATGCATTTTCTGCTTGTAtgcttttatttatctttttttatcgCATAATTACAGTGGAAAATACGAAgatgttctttttttgtctccacTTTTCTTCAGTGCcattaaaagaaagaaaccgTTCCTATTGGCTCCCATCGTCCCTCTCGGCTGCATATTTGCCTACCAGGTGGACAGCGCCTACGGCACGCTTATTTATCGCATTAGAGGTAGGACCAAGCAGTTATCGTCATTACCCCACACAAGCAAGGCTTTAACGCTGTCCAGAAAAAAACCAAGTGTTATCCTATCTgttaccttttattttttttaaatccattatATTTCTGCCACATTTGCTTCAACATTTATGAGAGCTGATAATCACAATTATCAAAAGTTTATTAAACAAAATTGCCTTTTGTTACAAAAGTTATGTGTTATTCTGCAGCACTGTCGCAAATGCATATAAATGCAATTAAATGGTTGGTCAGACATTAGCATGTGTAATATTTAAACATCTGTGTATTCCCGAAATATAGCCACACGCTCCTGCCATTTTAAGTCATTTTCACTGACTAGCTGTTTTCCATTAAATTAATCTAATATTACCTAATACCTCATATGCGTACATCTTTTTTGGGAGTATCAACAACATATACATATGTAAAACCAgatataatacaaatatattaaACTTCATTTCTAACCCTCCATTTTTTTCTCTGCCATTAGTGCTCAGAGAGGCAGAAACCCAACAATTAGCTGACACATTAATACATTAACTGGCTTATTTCAAAAGAGAACACAACTCCTCAATGTGTAGGACAAAAATAGTTGGTTTCACCGACACCCATTTGCCACAATAccacacattgtattttttttctccattgtaTCTTCAGGGGAGGCTGAGAGTATCATGACGTCTGAACATGACCGTCTGGACTTGCCTCATGGGACTCCAACTTTCGATAGCATAGAGAAAGCCCGCCGCGCTAGAAGCAGCCTTGCCTCCTTCTTGGAGAAATGATGTGTTGGTTATTTGAGACAAAATCATAACCGTCCAAATCGATGCATTCACCCATTTTGCTTTTGcttaaaaaactgtcaaaaaactCATTTTTGACATTATTGAGTCTATGGTTTGCACTAATTCTATATCATGGACCTTGAGTGAAATTAGtttcaatattaataaatataaaataatgatgaatgaatgaatgaattttctGGTGTTGTTATTAGAGGTGCATCAGTAGCCAAACATATATACTTAAGCCAAACTAAATACTCAAATAGGTAAGTAATACACTGTCAGTACTGTATTATATCATGGATTAAATCTGTAAAATGAATATTTGCATCAATTACATTCAGCCATTGTAACGCATTTCACTCAGATTATTGTATAATGAGACTACAGCTGTGTCCTAAATCTAGACTTCATACGAATTCtatatgtatgtaagtatgtagtACATACTAATCTGTAACTATTTTTACCAGTTAGTATATAAAAAGATATCAACATACTTTACCATATATGATACAATATGCATGATGTCAATCAAACTGCAACTTTGGAAGGTTACTATTAGTTAAGACACATCAAAATGTTTAGTATTAAAATATTCGATTTTTTTAGATTTGAGCTGTTTCACCACCACCCACAATTTATTTTAACTAGCTGGCGCAGCTCAATTTACTTagcgcattgcattgtgggagaatAGTGTGCATCAACAGCACACTCAATAATCGACCATCTTTAGTATGCATGCTGTCTGGTTTGActttcttttgtcacttttcaagtCTGAACACAGTACATACTAAAAAGCAGCTTAACCTCAGTATGTAAAATGGAATTTTGACACGGCGTATGGCTCAACAGGTTGTGTTTATGCATGTTAATCATGTTCTTAGTTAAAGCTAACAACTAGCTTTTTTGTTTGAACACTAGAGGACAGAAAGACtttcaaacacactcacagtaACATAACCCTTACAAAGTCTAAGGTTATCAAGGCCGTATGGCTGATGTTTTAGCAAACAGATGCCTACTACCACATTaggcagacacaaaacaacatgaaaataTGTCTTTCTTACCACCTGACATGGAGAAATGCAATATTCACAGGTTTTTTTTAGGTCTAGTTTGGCTCACAATCTCGTTTGGTTTTGACGTGTCAGATGCCTaactttgttattttttttacattagatGTAGCTGATGTTTCCTGCCAGGCAGGTAACTAGTACACTAATCTAAGCAGCTACAGAGTGatccaaatgtaaaaataatcaGCATTGCAAACGTTTGTCCTGACAGCAGACGATTGTTTTTACTCCAAACTGTATTACTAAAACTTTTGGTTATTGTTTCTGAAAGAGTTCATTTTGCCAAGGTCAAATTTGAGTGCTAAGGAGTTTTATACCAAAGCTATAGTTAGCAGTGGTGCGcctgtaactttttttatttttattatcacaGTTGTATTCAGTAGATGTAAAATATTACAGGGTGCTGATATTTTTGCATTGTGTATTTACCATAATTCTAACTCATGTTTGACATCATGGAAACTATATTTGAAAatccaataaaaataaatattgccaAGACTTTCTCTTCTACAATCATATTTTTTGACAAGGTGCTAGATTGATGCAAAGCTCTAAAGCCAATAACTTGTACCAACACAAAAccactttattttacatttttttgcataGATGGACACAGTGTTAAGAAGCCTTCGTATTGTTTATCTCAAAATCATTAAGTATATGAGTAATGTGCACACTAATGCTTAAAAATATTCCCCTTATAttacaataaagaaaatgaatccAAGTACGTCATTGTCATCCATCtgaatgacgtgtgtgtgtgtgtgtgtgtgtgagagagagagagagagagagggaggggggggggtttgaaCACATATGTTGGTGAGTGAACCAGTGACCAGGTTTATAGAGGGAACAAAAAGAGGAGACCAAAGCCCTTACAACACGAGACGGACGACTAGAAGCATCTTTTACAGTTTCAGCATTTGGCtgcaaaaggctgcaacataattct is drawn from Sander vitreus isolate 19-12246 chromosome 16, sanVit1, whole genome shotgun sequence and contains these coding sequences:
- the plgrkt gene encoding plasminogen receptor (KT); this translates as MGFLLSKPMDANFKKQQEFMLHNSRLQMERQILMQNQMRERQMAMQVAWSREILKYFGAFFTVVTVGLTVGAIKRKKPFLLAPIVPLGCIFAYQVDSAYGTLIYRIRGEAESIMTSEHDRLDLPHGTPTFDSIEKARRARSSLASFLEK